ACTTGAAGTAAGCATTAACAATAAGGGTTTATCAAAGACTTCTAAGAATGTAGTTGTAAGTGTTACATCACCTTATCCGAACTTAACTGCATTAAATGCATCTGTAAACTATGACAGTATCTCTGCAAGAACGATTAAAAAGAATACATCTAATCCCTTCAAATTTATTGTAGGAAACTCTGCAGCATTGATGGATGAGATAAAACTGATAATAACTGTAAAGCAGGAAAACGTTACGACTACAGTTGATACAGTAAAAGTAAATGTCGGCAAACAATCTGTGCTATTCTCAGATAACGCAGAGAGCGGCACAAGTAACTGGACTTCAGCCGGAACAGGAATTATGTGGGATACATCTTACATTTCTCCTTATGATGGAAATAAATCTTTTGCCGATTCAAGATATGGAAATTCCAGAAATTCATCGAACAATACTTTTACATTAATTAATCCAATTAGCTTAACAGGTACTTTAAATCCAAGAATAGAATTTGCAACGCGATATGCAACTGAAGCAGGATTTGATTATGCACGAATTCAAATCAGTTCAAACAACGGTTCAACATGGACAAGTCTTCCGGGAAGATACACCACAACGGTAGGCGGGCAGCCTTCTTACTCGGGAAATCAATCATGGGTTGTTGACCAGATAAATATTGCGGCTTATGCGGGGCAGTCTGTAAAAATCCGATTCAATTATGTTACAGATGCAGGACAGCCCGGTGACGGATTTTTCTTTGATAATTTTAAAGTGCTGAACTATACTGTAACAACGGGAGTTTCACAAATAGGAACGGAGGTGCCGGATAGATTTTCTCTGAAACAAAATTATCCTAACCCGTTCAATCCTGTAACGAAAATTAATTATGATTTACCTAAAGCAGGTTTTGTAACTTTAAAAGTTTATGATGTCACAGGTAAAGTTGTTGCTAATCTTATCAGGAGTGAACAAAAGGCAGGAAGATATTCAATTGATTTCATTGCAAATGAATTCCCGAGCGGAACTTATTTCTATAAACTTGAAGCGGGTGATTTCAGTGAAGTAAAACGAATGGTTCTAATAAAGTAAATTGTTTTAACTTTTATAAAAAGAAAAGCCTGAAAGATTTTTTCTCTCAGGCTTTTTTTTGTCAAAAATTTTATGAATTTTATTTTGAGTAATAGCTTGCATCCGGAAGAATATCTGCTAAGTCCTTCCATGATACCAATAAATCAGTAGGTCCGTAAACATAAGCAGCAATATCATAGCTGTTGTAATAAAACCTTATTCCTTTTTTCTCGATTGCAAAATTCTTTGAGTAAGTAATTTTATTTTCAAAAAGCCCTGCCTTATCCTGCAGGTTATCTGTAGCGCTTAAACCTTTCATCTTTCGGAAGTCAGTATCAATTACTTTGTTTAGTTTAGATTCAAACCCCGTTCCGAAAATGTCAGTTAGCGAAATCTGCTTTCCTGTCGCCTTATCAAAATTGTAATAAACTAAGTAGGTGTTTGGGTGCGCGCCGCCTGTGTACATTGACTGTGTTACTCTGTAAGACAGAACATTTTTTCTATTAGAATTTATTCTTGCATCGGTTTCAAGATACCAGTTAGCACCGTTAGTAGTTTCTTTAAGTGACTTTTCATACTCGCTTATAAAATTTGATGCAGCTTCTTTGAAGTCGGATGCTTTTCTGTTATCCCAGATGTTAACTGATTTTAAAAGAGAATCCTGAATTGCCTGATTGATTTCACTTCTTGCCTTGCCTGATTTTACTATCTGGTAATCAAGCTCGAAGTATGTGCAGCTTTCGCTGCTTTTCTTGCATCCGTTATAGGATTTATAAACTTTTTTTATTGTACTTGTTTTCTTTTTTGATTTTGTTGTATCAGTGGAAGTCTGTGAGAATGAGCTTCCTGCAAAAACAAAAAATATTGCAAGTACAAAAAATAATTTTAAAATTTTCATTTTATTAAGTTGGGTTAAGTTGAATTGGTTAGATTAATTAATCAAAAATAGTTTTTTTATAGTGAATAAAAAACAAGTTAATTACAGGGGTTTTTAAACTATAAATGTATCTCTGTTTTGAAACCTTTTCTTTTTACATCCGTTAATTTTTGAAAAAAGTAACCCTGATGTCTCTTTGGCTAAAATCTCTCTCAGTAGTTTTATTTGGTGTTTCATTATTCTGTAATGCATTTTCTCAGAATGCTGATTCACTTACAACCTACAAAAATTTTTCTGCTGATGTTGATTTAGAATTAAAAAAAGACTCTTCTGATATTTCAACAAAACCTGTAATAAATACCGAGCAGAAAAAAGATTCTTCGGCAGTTTTAACTTCATTTGTTCCTAACAAAGGAGAACAGCTTGAAGTTTATCCGTTAAAGATAGAAGATGGTAAAATAAAAGTTGACGGAGTGCTTGATGAGGCACAGTGGAAAAACGCAGTTAAGCTTTCTAATTTCAGTGAAATTTCTCCGGGTGATAACTGCAAGCCGCCGGTCCAGACAGAAGCGTATATAATGTACGATAACGATAATATTTATTTCGGATATATCTGTCACGATGAAGATATGAAAAATCTTCACGTAACATTTGCTGACAGGGACAAAATTTTTCAGGATGACTTTGCAGGATTTTTTATTGATACATATTCAAACAGCAAACAGGCTTATGAGTTTTTAACTAATCCCTACGGAATACAAGGCGACTTACTCTGGTCTAACGGAAATGAAGATGCAAGTTATGACGCAGTGTGGAGCTCAGGTGCAAAAATATATAAAGATAAATGGACATGTGAAATTGCTATACCTTTCAAAAGTATCCGCTTCCCAAACAAAGATATTCAAGACTGGAAATTTCATGTCTACAGAATCCGCCCGCGAAATAACCGTGATGAATATTTCTGGTGCCCTATTTCCAGAGACGACCCGTCTTTGTTTACAAAAGCAGGAACACTTAAAGGTTTAAAAAATATTAAGGGCGGAAAAAACCTTGAAGTACTTCCATATGTTTTAGGCTCTCAGTCAAGAGAGATTTCAGATTTTTCCAATGCAAACTCTCCATATAATAACGGCGACCCGAATATTGATTTAGGCTTAAATGTGAAGTATGGTATAACATCTAACCTTACAACTGACCTTGCAATAAATCCTGATTTCAGTCAGGTAGAATCCGACGCAGGAGTTATAAATATAAATTCCAACTTTGCTTTATTCCTTCCTGAAAAAAGACCATTCTTCCTGGAAGGAAATAATATTTTCAGTACACCTTATGACGTAGTTTACACGCGCTCTATAAATTCTCCGTCGCTTGCAGGAAAGATTACAGGTAAAATAGGAAAGGTAGATGTCGGATATATTGCAGCTTATGACCACAAGACTCCGTTTCTTGTTCCGCTTGATGAAAGCAGTTCGGTATTTTCAACAAGAATTCATTCGCTTTCAAATATACTGCGACTTAAACATGACCTCGCTGATGATTCTTACATAGGTATGATTTTCACAGACAGAGAATATAAGGATACCACAGGAAATTTTTTAAAGTATAATGGTTTTAACCGGGTGCTTGGTGTTGACGGCAAACTAAGATTTCTTGATAAGTATGCGTTCGTCTTCCAGCTTCTTCATTTCAATACGCACGAGCTTAATGACAGTAACTTATATTACGATCCCAACCAAAGATTTGATGAAGGAAAATACACGGCTGGATTTGACGGCGAAAGTTTTTCAGGAACCGGCGGGTATCTGTCATTCAGGAGAAGCGCGCGCCACTGGAATTTCGATTTGAATTACGACTTCATTCCTTCCGCCGCAAGAATGGATAATGGATTTTTATCAAACAATAATTACAAAACGCTTTCAAGCTGGCAGGGATATACAATTTATCCTGAAAGCAAATGGCTTGTAAGATTAGAGCCCTCTCTTTTCGGATATGTAAAACATAACTTTGAGGGAAAGCTCCGCGAAGAGTTTGCGCAGGCTCAGCTTTATATTCAGTTTGCGCAACAAATAAATGCAAACCTTAGTATGTTCCTTGTGAACAATGAGCTCGTAAGCGGAGTTTATAACACTGATGCGTTAAGACCTTCTATAAATATGAACATCAACACGATGCCTAAGTTTACAT
The genomic region above belongs to Bacteroidota bacterium and contains:
- a CDS encoding DUF3298 and DUF4163 domain-containing protein, whose protein sequence is MKILKLFFVLAIFFVFAGSSFSQTSTDTTKSKKKTSTIKKVYKSYNGCKKSSESCTYFELDYQIVKSGKARSEINQAIQDSLLKSVNIWDNRKASDFKEAASNFISEYEKSLKETTNGANWYLETDARINSNRKNVLSYRVTQSMYTGGAHPNTYLVYYNFDKATGKQISLTDIFGTGFESKLNKVIDTDFRKMKGLSATDNLQDKAGLFENKITYSKNFAIEKKGIRFYYNSYDIAAYVYGPTDLLVSWKDLADILPDASYYSK
- a CDS encoding carbohydrate binding family 9 domain-containing protein, with product MSLWLKSLSVVLFGVSLFCNAFSQNADSLTTYKNFSADVDLELKKDSSDISTKPVINTEQKKDSSAVLTSFVPNKGEQLEVYPLKIEDGKIKVDGVLDEAQWKNAVKLSNFSEISPGDNCKPPVQTEAYIMYDNDNIYFGYICHDEDMKNLHVTFADRDKIFQDDFAGFFIDTYSNSKQAYEFLTNPYGIQGDLLWSNGNEDASYDAVWSSGAKIYKDKWTCEIAIPFKSIRFPNKDIQDWKFHVYRIRPRNNRDEYFWCPISRDDPSLFTKAGTLKGLKNIKGGKNLEVLPYVLGSQSREISDFSNANSPYNNGDPNIDLGLNVKYGITSNLTTDLAINPDFSQVESDAGVININSNFALFLPEKRPFFLEGNNIFSTPYDVVYTRSINSPSLAGKITGKIGKVDVGYIAAYDHKTPFLVPLDESSSVFSTRIHSLSNILRLKHDLADDSYIGMIFTDREYKDTTGNFLKYNGFNRVLGVDGKLRFLDKYAFVFQLLHFNTHELNDSNLYYDPNQRFDEGKYTAGFDGESFSGTGGYLSFRRSARHWNFDLNYDFIPSAARMDNGFLSNNNYKTLSSWQGYTIYPESKWLVRLEPSLFGYVKHNFEGKLREEFAQAQLYIQFAQQINANLSMFLVNNELVSGVYNTDALRPSINMNINTMPKFTFGFYYTRGKAIVRFLEPSYVGYTQQLQLWNTFKPLEQLSFITDYSYAELANNSNLSDKLYAGYILRNRMSYQFSKQLFLRLITEYNSFGNSFRVDPLLSYKINPFTIFYLGSSHSIEDLPVENNPSRFVETERQIFVKFQYLWRM